The genomic region GTCCCGGCCCAGGTGCAGGTGGAAGTGTTCGCCATCGACCGCCAGGGCGGCATCGTCGGCCATGCCGGAGCCTTTCAATGAACCACTCACCCATCAGACGCCTGCTGTTGCTGGGCGGTGTCACCGAAGCCCTGGCACTTGCCCGCACGTTGGGGCCGCAGCACATCTACAGCCTCGCGGGCGTCGGCCGGGTACCCACCGACCTGCGTTGCCAGGTACGGGTCGGCGGCTACGGTGGGGCCGAAGGCCTGGCGCGCTTCATCCAAGAGGAAGGCATCGATCTGCTGCTCGATGCCACCCATCCCTATGCCGCGCAGATCAGCCACAACGCAGCAGTGGCCGCACACTTGAGCGGCATCCCCTGCTGGGCCCTGCGCCGCCCGGCCTGGGTAGCGGAACCTGGCGACGACTGGCGGGAAGTGGCGGACTGGAGCGCGCTGGTCGAAGCCCTCAAGTCGTTCCATCGACCGTTGTTCACCCTCGGCCGCGAACCCTTGCAACATCTGGATGAAATTCCCGAAGGCCAGTTCTGG from Pseudomonas asplenii harbors:
- a CDS encoding cobalt-precorrin-6A reductase → MRRLLLLGGVTEALALARTLGPQHIYSLAGVGRVPTDLRCQVRVGGYGGAEGLARFIQEEGIDLLLDATHPYAAQISHNAAVAAHLSGIPCWALRRPAWVAEPGDDWREVADWSALVEALKSFHRPLFTLGREPLQHLDEIPEGQFWTLRALDPYPGNERCEVIGARGPFHLEDERALFERRAIDVLISKNSGSGATEPKLQIARERSIPVLILKRPPLPAVDREFQTLEETLAALATTLQ